From a single Oreochromis niloticus isolate F11D_XX linkage group LG4, O_niloticus_UMD_NMBU, whole genome shotgun sequence genomic region:
- the arl5c gene encoding putative ADP-ribosylation factor-like protein 5C gives MGYLLSKMMAVFGDKEHKVIIVGLDNAGKTTILYQFLTKEAVHTSPTIGSNVEQITVRKTHFLVWDIGGQESLRASWYSYYGNTEIVILVVDSTDRERLTVTKEELHRMLAHEDLQNAAILILANKQDMKGSLTAAEISQFLTLDSITTHSWHVQACCALTGEGLPASLDWMKSRVVAN, from the exons ATGGGATACCTGCTGTCTAAGATGATGGCTGTTTTCGGGGACAAAG AGCACAAAGTCATCATTGTGGGTTTGGATAATGCTGGGAAGACGACCATCCTCTATCAATT TCTGACGAAAGAAGCCGTCCACACATCACCAACTATTGGCAGCAACGTCGAGCAGATCACCGTTCGGAAGACTCACTTTTTGGTTTGGGATATCGGAGGACAGGAGAGCCTGCGAGCTAGCTGGTACTCCTACTATGGGAACACAGAG ATCGTCATTCTGGTTGTGGACAGCACTGACCGGGAACGACTGACTGTAACCAAAGAAGAACTTCACCGAATGCTCGCACATGAG gACCTACAGAATGCAGCCATTCTCATCCTGGCCAACAAACAGGACATGAAGGGTTCCCTGACAGCGGCAGAGATCTCCCAGTTCCTCACGCTCGACTCCATCACAACACACTCCTGGCATGTTCAAGCCTGCTGCGCCCTGACAGGAGAGGG TCTACCTGCCAGTCTGGACTGGATGAAGTCGCGGGTTGTGGCAAACTAG